In Gadus morhua chromosome 2, gadMor3.0, whole genome shotgun sequence, a single window of DNA contains:
- the stat5a gene encoding signal transducer and activator of transcription 5A isoform X1 — protein MAVWIQAQQLQGDALHQMQSLYGQHFPIEVRHYLSQWIEGQLWDAIDLENPQEEFKAKRMLEGLIQELQNKAEHQVGEDGFLLKIKLGHYASQLKSTYDRCPLELVRCIKHILYTEQRLVREATNSSSPVGSMMDSMSHKYQQINQAFEELRLLTQDTENDLRKLQHNQEYFIIQYQESLRIQAQLSSLASLPPADRQLREPALLSKRATVEAWLTREANTLQKYRLDLAEKHQKTLQLLRKQQTVILEDELLQWKRRQQLAGNGAPPEGGLDILQSWCEKLAETTWLNRQQIRRAEHLRQQLPIPGPIEELLNDLNSTVTDIISALVTSTFIIEKQPPQVLKTQTKFVATVRLLVGGKLNVHMNPPQVKATIISEQQAKALLKNESTRNDSSGEILNNNCVMEYHQTTGTLSAHFRNMSLKRIKRSDRRGAESVTEEKFTILFESQFSVAGNELVFQVKTLSLPVVVIVHGSQDNNATATVLWDNAFAEPGRVPFLVPDKVLWPQLCEALNMKYKAEVQSKRGLSDENLMFLATKAFSSNPESDCRNMTMTWSQFNRESLPNRNFTFWQWFDGVMELTKKHLKPHWNDGAILGFVNKQQAQDMLLSKPNGTFLLRFSDSEIGGITIAWVAENPNKAGERLVWNLMPYTTKDFSIRSLADRISDLNHLLFLYPDRPKDDVFAKYYTPPLSKAVDGYVKPQIKQVVPEFATANHDPASGNPTYMDHGASPAPLSHPHSYAIYPPMSDSMLDGEGEFDLDDTMDVARHVEELLRRPMDSQWSGPQS, from the exons ATGGCGGTGTGGATCCAGGCCCAGCAGCTGCAGGGGGACGCGCTGCACCAGATGCAGTCCCTCTACGGGCAGCACTTCCCCATCGAGGTGCGACACTACCTGTCCCAGTGGATCGAGGGCCAGCTCTG GGATGCCATCGACCTGGAGAACCCCCAGGAGGAGTTCAAAGCCAAACGCATGCTGGAGGGTCTGATCCAGGAGCTGCAGAACAAGGCGGAGCACCAGGTGGGGGAGGACGGCTTCCTGCTGAAAATCAAGCTGGGCCACTACGCCAGCCAGCTCAAG AGCACGTATGACCGCTGCCCGCTGGAGCTGGTGCGCTGCATCAAACACATCCTCTACACGGAGCAGCGGCTCGTCAGGGAGGCCACCAAC TCCAGCTCTCCGGTGGGCAGCATGATGGACAGCATGTCCCACAAGTACCAGCAGATCAACCAGGCGTTCGAGGAGCTGCGCCTGCTCACGCAGGACACAGAGAACGACCTGCGCAAGCTCCAGCACAACCAGGAGTACTTCATCATCCAGTACCAGGAGAGCCTCCGCATCCAGG CCCAGCTGAGCAGCCTGGCCTCGCTGCCCCCTGCGGACAGACAGCTGCGGGAGCCGGCATTGCTCAGCAAGAGGGCGACCGTGGAGGCGTGGCTGACGAGGGAGGCCAACACACTACAGAAATACAGACTG gacCTGGCGGAGAAGCACCAGAAGaccctgcagctgctgaggaAGCAGCAGACGGTCATCCTGGAAGACGAGCTCCTCCAGTGGAAGAGACGCCAGCAGCTGGCCGGGAACGGGGCCCCCCCAGAGGGAGGCCTGGACATCCTGCAGTCCTG GTGTGAGAAGCTGGCGGAGACCACCTGGTTGAACCGGCAGCAGATCCGCAGGGCGGAGCACCTCAGGCAGCAGCTGCCCATCCCCGGGCCCATCGAGGAGCTGCTCAACGACCTCAACAGCACCGTCACCGACATCATCTCAGCACTGgttaccag TACATTCATCATTGAGAAGCAGCCTCCACAGGTGCTGAAGACTCAGACCAAATTTGTGGCCACCGTGCGTCTCCTGGTGGGAGGCAAGTTGAACGTGCACATGAACCCCCCACAGGTCAAGGCAACCATCATCAGTGAACAGCAAGCCAAGGCCCTGCTGAAGAATGAAAGCACAAGGAA CGACAGCAGCGGGGAGATCCTCAACAACAACTGTGTGATGGAGTACCACCAGACCACAGGAACACTCAGTGCCCACTTCAGAAATATG tcTTTAAAGAGGATCAAGCGGTCGGACCGGCGAGGGGCCGAGTCCGTCACAGAGGAGAAGTTCACCATCCTGTTTGAGTCCCAGTTCAGCGTGGCGGGGAACGAGCTTGTGTTTCAAGTCAAG ACATTATCTCTTCCAGTAGTGGTGATCGTACACGGCAGCCAGGACAACAACGCCACAGCAACAGTGCTGTGGGATAATGCTTTTGCCGAACCG GGCCGGGTCCCCTTCCTGGTGCCAGACAAGGTGCTGTGGCCCCAGCTCTGCGAGGCCCTTAATATGAAGTACAAGGCGGAGGTGCAGAGCAAGCGCGGCCTGTCTGATGAGAACCTGATGTTCCTGGCCACCAAGGCCTTCTCCAGCAACCCGGAGTCTGACTGCCGGAACATGACCATGACCTGGTCGCAATTCAACAGG GAGAGCCTGCCTAACAGGAACTTTACGTTCTGGCAGTGGTTTGACGGAGTCATGGAGCTCACGAAAAAACACCTCAAACCACACTGGAATGATGG aGCCATCCTAGGCTTTGTGAACAAGCAGCAGGCTCAGGACATGCTGCTCTCCAAGCCCAACGGTACCTTCCTGCTGCGCTTCAGTGACTCGGAGATAGGCGGCATCACCATCGCCTGGGTGGCAGAGAACCCCAACAAAGCAG GTGAGAGGTTGGTGTGGAACCTCATGCCCTACACAACCAAAGACTTCTCCATCCGCTCCCTGGCCGATCGCATCAGCGACCTCAACCACCTGCTGTTCCTTTACCCCGACCGGCCCAAGGATGACGTCTTCGCCAAGTACTACACCCCACCCCTCT CCAAAGCAGTAGACGGCTACGTCAAGCCACAGATCAAACAAGTGGTGCCTGA GTTTGCCACAGCCAATCACGACCCGGCGAGCGGCAATCCCACCTACATGGACCACGGTGCCTCCCCTGCCCCTCTCAGTCACCCACATAGCTACGCCATATACCCACCCAT GAGTGACTCCATGCTGGACGGCGAGGGAGAGTTCGACCTGGACGACACCATGGACGTGGCGAGGCACGTGGAGGAGCTTCTGCGGCGGCCCATGGACAGCCAATGGAGCGGCCCGCaatcctga
- the stat5a gene encoding signal transducer and activator of transcription 5A isoform X2 encodes MAVWIQAQQLQGDALHQMQSLYGQHFPIEVRHYLSQWIEGQLWDAIDLENPQEEFKAKRMLEGLIQELQNKAEHQVGEDGFLLKIKLGHYASQLKSTYDRCPLELVRCIKHILYTEQRLVREATNSSSPVGSMMDSMSHKYQQINQAFEELRLLTQDTENDLRKLQHNQEYFIIQYQESLRIQAQLSSLASLPPADRQLREPALLSKRATVEAWLTREANTLQKYRLDLAEKHQKTLQLLRKQQTVILEDELLQWKRRQQLAGNGAPPEGGLDILQSWCEKLAETTWLNRQQIRRAEHLRQQLPIPGPIEELLNDLNSTVTDIISALVTSTFIIEKQPPQVLKTQTKFVATVRLLVGGKLNVHMNPPQVKATIISEQQAKALLKNESTRNDSSGEILNNNCVMEYHQTTGTLSAHFRNMSLKRIKRSDRRGAESVTEEKFTILFESQFSVAGNELVFQVKTLSLPVVVIVHGSQDNNATATVLWDNAFAEPGRVPFLVPDKVLWPQLCEALNMKYKAEVQSKRGLSDENLMFLATKAFSSNPESDCRNMTMTWSQFNRESLPNRNFTFWQWFDGVMELTKKHLKPHWNDGAILGFVNKQQAQDMLLSKPNGTFLLRFSDSEIGGITIAWVAENPNKAGERLVWNLMPYTTKDFSIRSLADRISDLNHLLFLYPDRPKDDVFAKYYTPPLSKAVDGYVKPQIKQVVPEFATANHDPASGNPTYMDHGASPAPLSHPHSYAIYPPM; translated from the exons ATGGCGGTGTGGATCCAGGCCCAGCAGCTGCAGGGGGACGCGCTGCACCAGATGCAGTCCCTCTACGGGCAGCACTTCCCCATCGAGGTGCGACACTACCTGTCCCAGTGGATCGAGGGCCAGCTCTG GGATGCCATCGACCTGGAGAACCCCCAGGAGGAGTTCAAAGCCAAACGCATGCTGGAGGGTCTGATCCAGGAGCTGCAGAACAAGGCGGAGCACCAGGTGGGGGAGGACGGCTTCCTGCTGAAAATCAAGCTGGGCCACTACGCCAGCCAGCTCAAG AGCACGTATGACCGCTGCCCGCTGGAGCTGGTGCGCTGCATCAAACACATCCTCTACACGGAGCAGCGGCTCGTCAGGGAGGCCACCAAC TCCAGCTCTCCGGTGGGCAGCATGATGGACAGCATGTCCCACAAGTACCAGCAGATCAACCAGGCGTTCGAGGAGCTGCGCCTGCTCACGCAGGACACAGAGAACGACCTGCGCAAGCTCCAGCACAACCAGGAGTACTTCATCATCCAGTACCAGGAGAGCCTCCGCATCCAGG CCCAGCTGAGCAGCCTGGCCTCGCTGCCCCCTGCGGACAGACAGCTGCGGGAGCCGGCATTGCTCAGCAAGAGGGCGACCGTGGAGGCGTGGCTGACGAGGGAGGCCAACACACTACAGAAATACAGACTG gacCTGGCGGAGAAGCACCAGAAGaccctgcagctgctgaggaAGCAGCAGACGGTCATCCTGGAAGACGAGCTCCTCCAGTGGAAGAGACGCCAGCAGCTGGCCGGGAACGGGGCCCCCCCAGAGGGAGGCCTGGACATCCTGCAGTCCTG GTGTGAGAAGCTGGCGGAGACCACCTGGTTGAACCGGCAGCAGATCCGCAGGGCGGAGCACCTCAGGCAGCAGCTGCCCATCCCCGGGCCCATCGAGGAGCTGCTCAACGACCTCAACAGCACCGTCACCGACATCATCTCAGCACTGgttaccag TACATTCATCATTGAGAAGCAGCCTCCACAGGTGCTGAAGACTCAGACCAAATTTGTGGCCACCGTGCGTCTCCTGGTGGGAGGCAAGTTGAACGTGCACATGAACCCCCCACAGGTCAAGGCAACCATCATCAGTGAACAGCAAGCCAAGGCCCTGCTGAAGAATGAAAGCACAAGGAA CGACAGCAGCGGGGAGATCCTCAACAACAACTGTGTGATGGAGTACCACCAGACCACAGGAACACTCAGTGCCCACTTCAGAAATATG tcTTTAAAGAGGATCAAGCGGTCGGACCGGCGAGGGGCCGAGTCCGTCACAGAGGAGAAGTTCACCATCCTGTTTGAGTCCCAGTTCAGCGTGGCGGGGAACGAGCTTGTGTTTCAAGTCAAG ACATTATCTCTTCCAGTAGTGGTGATCGTACACGGCAGCCAGGACAACAACGCCACAGCAACAGTGCTGTGGGATAATGCTTTTGCCGAACCG GGCCGGGTCCCCTTCCTGGTGCCAGACAAGGTGCTGTGGCCCCAGCTCTGCGAGGCCCTTAATATGAAGTACAAGGCGGAGGTGCAGAGCAAGCGCGGCCTGTCTGATGAGAACCTGATGTTCCTGGCCACCAAGGCCTTCTCCAGCAACCCGGAGTCTGACTGCCGGAACATGACCATGACCTGGTCGCAATTCAACAGG GAGAGCCTGCCTAACAGGAACTTTACGTTCTGGCAGTGGTTTGACGGAGTCATGGAGCTCACGAAAAAACACCTCAAACCACACTGGAATGATGG aGCCATCCTAGGCTTTGTGAACAAGCAGCAGGCTCAGGACATGCTGCTCTCCAAGCCCAACGGTACCTTCCTGCTGCGCTTCAGTGACTCGGAGATAGGCGGCATCACCATCGCCTGGGTGGCAGAGAACCCCAACAAAGCAG GTGAGAGGTTGGTGTGGAACCTCATGCCCTACACAACCAAAGACTTCTCCATCCGCTCCCTGGCCGATCGCATCAGCGACCTCAACCACCTGCTGTTCCTTTACCCCGACCGGCCCAAGGATGACGTCTTCGCCAAGTACTACACCCCACCCCTCT CCAAAGCAGTAGACGGCTACGTCAAGCCACAGATCAAACAAGTGGTGCCTGA GTTTGCCACAGCCAATCACGACCCGGCGAGCGGCAATCCCACCTACATGGACCACGGTGCCTCCCCTGCCCCTCTCAGTCACCCACATAGCTACGCCATATACCCACCCATGTGA